In a genomic window of Lagopus muta isolate bLagMut1 chromosome 2, bLagMut1 primary, whole genome shotgun sequence:
- the LOC125689921 gene encoding cytochrome P450 1B1: MEAACNSMALERLGEALRGTPPLQSSLLLLLCLLAAVHLGKLLLQRRRRRRLGERRAPPGPFPWPLIGNAAQLGSAPHLSFARLASTYGAVFQLRLGRWPVVVLNGESAIRQALVRQGAAFAGRPAFPSFRLVSGGRSLAFGGYSELWKLHRRAAHATVRAFSTGSPATRRLLERHLLGEARALVALLVRGSAGGAFLDPSRVLVVAVANVMSALCFGRRYSHGDGEFLRLVGRNEQFGRAVGAGSLVDALPWLQRFPSPVRAAYRAFRDLNRDFYGFVRGKFLQHQRSLRPGAAPRDMMDAFIRLQREQPRLQLEHVPATVTDIFGASQDTLSTALLWLLIFLIRYPKVQAKMQEEVDRIVGRDRLPCAEDQPHLPYIVAFLYESMRFSSFVPVTIPHATTTNTFIMGYLIPKDTVIFVNQWSVNHDPAKWSNPEDFDPTRFLDENGFINKDLTSSVMIFSMGKRRCIGEELSKVQLFLFTSILVHQCHFTANPNEDPKMDYTYGLTIKPKPFTLNVTLRDTMDLLDKAVQRLQAEKTANENQPSANT; this comes from the exons ATGGAAGCCGCGTGCAACAG CATGGCCCTCGAGAGGCTCGGGGAAGCCCTGCGCGGCACCCCGcccctgcagagctccctgctgctcctaCTGTGCCTGCTCGCCGCCGTGCACCTGGGCAAGCTCCTCCTGCAGCGGCGGCGTCGGCGGCGGCTGGGCGAGCGCCGGGCGCCCCCGGGCCCCTTCCCGTGGCCGCTGATCGGGAACGCGGCGCAGCTGGGCAGCGCCCCGCACCTCTCCTTCGCGCGCCTGGCCAGCACGTACGGCGCCGTGTTCCAGCTGCGCCTGGGGCGCTGGCCCGTGGTGGTGCTGAACGGCGAGAGCGCCATCCGCCAGGCGCTCGTCCGCCAGGGGGCCGCCTTCGCCGGCCGGCCGGCTTTCCCCTCGTTCCGCCTGGTGTCGGGCGGGCGCAGCCTGGCCTTCGGCGGCTACTCGGAGCTCTGGAAGCTGCACCGCCGCGCGGCGCACGCCACGGTGCGCGCCTTCTCCACCGGCAGCCCGGCCACGCGCCGCCTGCTGGAACGGCACCTGCTGGGCGAGGCGCGAGCGCTGGTGGCGCTGCTGGTGCGGGGCAGCGCGGGCGGCGCCTTCCTCGACCCGTCGCGGGTGCTGGTGGTGGCGGTGGCCAACGTGATGAGCGCGCTCTGCTTCGGCCGCCGCTACAGCCACGGCGACGGCGAGTTCCTGCGCCTGGTGGGCCGCAACGAGCAGTTCGGGCGCGCCGTGGGCGCCGGCAGCCTGGTGGACGCGCTGCCCTGGCTGCAGCGCTTCCCCAGCCCCGTGCGCGCTGCCTACCGCGCCTTCCGCGACCTCAACCGCGACTTCTACGGCTTCGTCCGCGGCAAGTTCCTGCAGCACCAGCGCAGCCTGCGCCCGGGGGCGGCCCCCCGCGACATGATGGACGCCTTCATCCGCCTGCAGCGCGAGCAGCCGCGGCTGCAGCTCGAGCACGTGCCCGCCACCGTCACCGACATCTTCGGCGCCAGCCAGGACACGCTCTCCACGGCGCTGCTCTGGctcctcatcttcctcatcaG GTATCCAAAAGTGCAGGCtaaaatgcaggaagaagtgGACAGGATTGTTGGGAGAGACCGCCTGCCCTGTGCTGAAGATCAGCCTCACTTGCCCTACATCGTGGCTTTCCTGTACGAATCCATGCGTTTCAGCAGCTTCGTGCCTGTTACCATCCCTCACGCCACCACGACCAACACATTCATCATGGGCTACCTCATTCCCAAGGACACCGTCATATTTGTCAATCAGTGGTCAGTGAATCACGATCCAGCTAAGTGGTCCAACCCAGAGGATTTCGATCCAACCAGATTCCTGGATGAGAACGGCTTCATCAATAAAGATCTCACCAGCAGTGTGATGATTTTCTCAATGGGGAAACGGCGGTGTATTGGAGAGGAATTATCCAAGGTGCAGCTGTTTCTCTTTACTTCCATTCTCGTGCATCAGTGCCATTTCACTGCTAATCCAAATGAGGATCCTAAAATGGACTACACTTACGGGTTGACCATCAAACCCAAGCCGTTCACCTTGAATGTCACACTTAGAGATACTATGGATTTGCTTGATAAGGCTGTCCAAAGACtgcaagcagagaaaacagcCAACGAAAATCAGCCGTCGGCAAACACCTAA